Below is a genomic region from Bacteroidota bacterium.
CTAAATCGTATGCTTTAGCTTGTACTTTCTCAGGATTAGTTTCCAACAAATGCAAATCTTCTTCCTTTGGAGATGTAAAAGGATGATGCATAGCATGGTATTTTTTATTCTCCTCATCCCATTCAAATAAAGGAAAATCAACTACCCAAACAGCTGAGAAATTATCTTTTTTTCTCAATTCAAGTCTATCGCCCATTTCCAATCTAAGTACAGACAATGCTTTTCTTACTTCATTTTTATTTCCTGAAATTATTAATAAAAGATCTCCTTGTTTAGCTTCAAATTTATTTGCAAATTCTTTCAAATCATCTTGTGTGAAAAATTTATCAACTGATGATTTTAAACTTCCATCTTCATTGTATTTAACATAAACAAGTCCTTTTGCTCCTACCTGAGGTGTTTTTACAAAATCTGTAAGTTTATCCAATTGCTTCCTTGAATATCCTGCACATTCTTTTGCATTTATTCCAACAATCAATTCAGAATCATCAAACACTTTAAAACCTTTTCCCTGTGCTACATCATTGAGTTCTACAAATTTCATATCAAATCTAAAATCAGGACTATCAGTACCATAATATTTTAGTGCATCACTATATTTTATGCGAGGGAATTTATTAATATCAATATTTAAAATATTTTTAAACAAATTTGCTGTTAAACCTTCAAAAGTATTTATAATATCCTCTTCGGTTACAAAAGACATTTCACAGTCTATTTGAGTAAATTCCGGTTGTCTGTCAGCTCTAAAATCTTCATCTCTAAAACATTTAACAATTTGATAATATTTATCCAAACCACCAATCATTAAAAGTTGCTTAAACGTTTGTGGTGATTGTGGCAAAGCATAAAAAGTACCTTGACTTAATCGTGAAGGCACTAAAAAATCACGAGCTCCTTCAGGAGTTGATTTTATTAATGCTGGTGTTTCCACCTCAATAAAACCTAATGAGTTTAAGTAATTTCTTATTTCTATTGACATTTTATGTCTCAGAATTAAATTGTCTTTCACAGGATTTCTTCTAATATCAAGATACCTGAATTTCATTCTAAGGTCTTCCCCCCCATCTGTTTTATCTTCAA
It encodes:
- the aspS gene encoding aspartate--tRNA ligase; translated protein: MYRDHNCGELRIENVGKQVKLSGWVQKSRDLGGMTFIDLRDRYGITQLIFNLEKDSELCLNSRKLGREFVITVDGIVNERSNKNKKIPTGEIEIDVNKLEILNESLVPPFTIEDKTDGGEDLRMKFRYLDIRRNPVKDNLILRHKMSIEIRNYLNSLGFIEVETPALIKSTPEGARDFLVPSRLSQGTFYALPQSPQTFKQLLMIGGLDKYYQIVKCFRDEDFRADRQPEFTQIDCEMSFVTEEDIINTFEGLTANLFKNILNIDINKFPRIKYSDALKYYGTDSPDFRFDMKFVELNDVAQGKGFKVFDDSELIVGINAKECAGYSRKQLDKLTDFVKTPQVGAKGLVYVKYNEDGSLKSSVDKFFTQDDLKEFANKFEAKQGDLLLIISGNKNEVRKALSVLRLEMGDRLELRKKDNFSAVWVVDFPLFEWDEENKKYHAMHHPFTSPKEEDLHLLETNPEKVQAKAYDLVINGVEVGGGSIRIHNKEIQQQMLKAIGFSDDEANKQFGFLMNAFKYGAPPHGGIAFGFDRLCTLFGQSDSIRNFIAFPKNNAGKDIMIDSPSKISSNQLNDLGLKLL